Proteins encoded within one genomic window of Arachis ipaensis cultivar K30076 chromosome B08, Araip1.1, whole genome shotgun sequence:
- the LOC107611846 gene encoding probable serine/threonine-protein kinase DDB_G0286465 — protein sequence METVVDNNNSSESSFCRDEKVEAMDLLEECWFFENLLNIRPMMMMPRSYSDPYPSSSSSTALINTDFLVKDNDVLSNSSSSSSSSSSSSSSLSSARGNNKPPRNGSSSSHTKKIQRAPSMPQFKVKEEGDNDDDKQGGNKLMMKGNHRNEGNRRKNKLVRTPSLPLSIGSNEKFQENDPRIGRSHKQTSTPKSCSIPRYRASKNIEGESINKGEGIKEMRPKYLNQRRMMRRSLSDLELEEVQGFKDLGFSFEKERLSPSLVSIIPGLQDKNRDETEEDKKARGPYLSEAWLVKSPPPIPNCDSKKSTADMKKHIKFWAKAVASNVHQEC from the exons ATGGAGACAGTAGTTGATAATAACAACTCTAGTGAATCTTCTTTCTGCAGAGATGAAAAAGTGGAAGCCATGGATCTTCTTGAAGAGTGTTGGTTCTTTGAGAATTTGTTGAACATAAGGCCGATGATGATGATGCCAAGGAGCTACTCTGATCCttacccttcttcttcttcttcaactgctCTAATCAACACAGATTTCTTGGTGAAGGACAATGATGTTTTAAGcaactcatcatcatcttcatcatcatcatcatcatcatcatcatcattatcatcagcAAGAGGCAATAATAAACCACCAAGAaatggttcttcttcttctcatactAAGAAGATTCAAAGAGCACCATCCATGCCACAATTCAAAGTTAAAGAAGAgggtgataatgatgatgataaacaaGGAGGAAACAAATTGATGATGAAGGGAAATCATAGAAATGAAGGTAATAGAAGGAAAAACAAGCTTGTTAGAACACCATCTTTGCCACTATCAATTGGGAGTAATGAAAAGTTTCAAGAAAATGATCCAAGAATAGGAAGATCACACAAGCAAACATCAACACCTAAG AGTTGTAGCATTCCAAGATATAGAGCATCTAAGAACATTGAAGGTGAAAGCATCAACAAAGGAGAAGGAATCAAGGAAATGAGGCCTAAGTACCTAAATCAGAGAAGAATGATGAGGAGAAGCTTAAGTGATCTTGAGCTAGAGGAAGTTCAAGGGTTCAAGGATTTGGGATTCTCATTTGAGAAAGAGAGATTAAGTCCAAGTTTAGTTAGCATAATCCCTGGCTTGCAAGATAAGAACAGAGATGAAACAGAAGAAGATAAGAAAGCAAGAGGGCCTTATCTATCAGAAGCATGGTTGGTGAAGAGTCCTCCTCCAATTCCAAACTGTGATTCAAAGAAATCTACAGCTGACATGAAAAAGCATATCAAGTTTTGGGCTAAAGCTGTTGCATCAAATGTGCACCAAGAATGCTga
- the LOC107613880 gene encoding uncharacterized protein LOC107613880, translating into MLQFQHCHHQHQHLLLSNPLSLFSHHNNHNPSLFFSSSSSSSMRTPTPTLHSPAALPPPASSWSWLTHLAAELTTAPADQGPIELPFSSTQSIFATTDDPSPIQVASSVLLTGAVSIFLFRALRRRAKRAKELQFRSSGEKKSIKEEALDTLKAMGSSSIEDAKGPPSPVQAFLGGISAGIIALILYKFATTVEAALNRQTISDNYSVRQITITIRTILNGLTYLATFVFGINSVGLFLYSGKLGMDSLMGGSTEKETESKSTDQSSLSNSSVESPTNNTELSSSSKGEQSSNDGQ; encoded by the exons ATGTTGCAGTTTCAGCATtgccaccaccaacaccaacaccttCTCCTCTCAAACCCACTCTCACTCTTCTCTCACCATAACAACCACAacccctctctcttcttctcctcttcttcttcttcttccatgcgCACACCCACTCCCACTCTCCATTCTCCGGCAGCACTTCCTCCACCAGCTTCATCGTGGTCATGGCTCACCCACCTCGCCGCAGAACTCACCACCGCACCAGCGGACCAAGGCCCTATTGAGCTCCCCTTCTCTTCTACTCAGTCCATTTTCGCCACCACCGACGATCCTTCTCCCATCCAAGTTGCCTCCAGCGTACTCCTCACCGGCGCCGTCTCTATCTTCCTCTTCCGCGCCCTCCGCCGCAGGGCCAAACGTGCCAAGGAATTG CAATTTAGGTCTTCAGGAGAAAAGAAGTCAATAAAGGAAGAAGCATTAGATACCTTGAAGGCTATGGGGTCATCTTCAATTGAAGATGCTAAGGGTCCACCTTCACCTGTTCAGGCATTTCTTGGGGGAATATCAGCCGGAATTATTGCTCTCATTCTTTATAAGTTTGCCACTACGGTGGAGGCAGCTCTTAACCGCCAAACAATTTCGGATAATTACTCG GTTCGCCAGATTACAATAACCATAAG GACAATATTGAATGGCTTGACCTACCTTGCGACATTTGTTTTTGGCATCAATTCAGTTGGTTTATTCCTTTATTCTGGCAAGCTTGGCATGGACTCTCTAATGGGAGGATCAACCGAAAAGGAAACCGAAAGCAAAAGCACTGATCAGTCAAGTTTATCGAATTCGTCGGTTGAGAGTCCCACAAATAACACTGAATTGAGCAGCAGTAGCAAGGGAGAACAAAGTTCAAATGATGGTCAGTGA